In Parabacteroides timonensis, the genomic stretch AATACAGCAGCGTGGCACAAACGACGGATGCCGATGTACAAAAAAGAACGACACTGAAACTGTTCAAGCTTACTTTTTGTGCAATCGCGTCGGCAACCGTCTGTATTCTGTTTATCCCGGAATGGATCTATACGGATTATCTGTTCAGTCCTGAGTTTACAGGGATGCGAAAGGTTATATTCGGCTTATCCGTCGGGATTGTCGCTTTAGGGTGCAACAGTATACTCAGCCACTATTTCATCGGAAGCGGGAAGATACGTTACAGTGCAGTCAGTTCCTGTATCGGACTCCTTACCCTGCTTATAGCGGGTTATATACTGATACCCCTTTATGGCGTTGTCGGGGCAGCCATCAGTTCCAGCATAGCATTCTGTGCCATGCTGGTGTTTTCCATGACTGTGTTCTGCCGGCATAACCAGACCCGGATAAGCGAATTCATCCCAGACAAAGAAGACTTCAACGAACTCGTCAAACGAATACGCAGCAAGTTCAATACCTGAAACTTCCTCCTCCCAGGAACTCACGCAGAAGCGAAGTGCCGGGCAGCCCTACATCCGGGATATAGTTGAAGTAACGGAGGAACCGCAACAGGCGATAAGCCTCCGCGTTCTCGTTGTCATTTTCGCGCACCTCGGCCAGGATCGGCTCGGCAAACTTGCGAAGGGCCGCCAGTTCATACAACATGGCACTGTTAAACATGGCATCCGCATTCTCCTGATAAGGGAAGATCCATTTATCCTCACCCCGGCGTACACTGGGCCAACGGGCAATTGTGTCTTTTGCCGAATAACCACGGAAGCGGTAGTCACGGATGATACGGCGCAACAGACGGTTGTCGGTGGTCGGTATCCAGTTATGGTTATCCAACGAGATCGAGGTAAGGACGGAGACATAGACCATGTACTTGAACTTATCGTCTATCATAGCCGTCAGTTCGGGGTTCAGGGCATGGATACCTTCTATTACCAGGACTGAATTCTTCTGCATCTTCAGTTTCTTACCCTTATAAATACGCTTACCGGTTCCAAAATCGAAAGTCGGCAGATCGATTTCCTTCCCGGATAATAAATCCTTCAACTCACTGTTGAAATAAGGAAGGTCGAGGGCATAGAGCGATTCGAAATCGTAATCGCCGGTTTCATCTTTCGGCGTATCTTCCCGGTTCAGGAAATAGTCGTCGAGCGATATACTTACCGGGTGGATCAGGTTTGTGATCAGCTGGACTTCCAGGCGTTTGCAGAAAGTCGTTTTCCCGGAAGACGAAGGGCCTGAGATCAAAACGATACGGACTCCCTCTTCATACCGCTTCGCTATTTCTTCCGCGATCTTGGCAACCTGTTTCTCCTGCATGGCTTCCGACACCATTATCAGTTCGGAGGTATGGCCGCTCTCGATGGCACGGTTCAGGTCTCCGACATTATTCAGGTCCAAAGTACGTTGCAACGTTAAGTGCTGCTTATAGGCTTCGAACATCTTATCCTGCTGGATAGCCGGCTCGAGTTCCAGCGGATTACTTCTTTTGGGTATCTGAAGCAATACGCCGTCAAAGTAAGGCACGATATCAAACAGTTGGATATAACCGGTTGAAGGGGTCAGACATCCGTAAAAGAAGTTGATGTAACCGTCCAGTTCATAATACGAAGTATAAGGCATCCCGGCCGTTTCGATCAGGCGGGCTTTGTCATTCATTCCGCGTTCACGGAACAGGACCGTGGCATCGACCGTGCGAACCGTCTTATGAAGGAAAGGCAGATCGGCATCGATTATTTCACGCATGCGCTTCTTTATCTTGTCGATCGTTTCGATATCGATCTTCTTTCCGTTATGGATCACACAGTAGTAACCTTTTGATATCGGATGTTCTAAATTTAATGTAGCAGAAGGGAGTACGTCGTTCACCGCTTTGGAAAAGATATGACACAGGGAACGGACATAAGTTCGAAGCCCTGAAGACTGCGTATAATCCACGAACTCAACATCTTTCGGATGCCAGCAACGGAAATTCAAACCCTCTACCTTATTGTTCACCTGCGCATTCATCGGGCGGTAACGCAAAGGCGCACCAATCATCGTATAGATGTCTAATAGAGAAGAACCGATAGGAACCTCTTTATAGCTATTGTTATTTTTGCAATAAATTGTGATTGTTTCAGACATATTATATCAGTTATTATTTGTAGTTTTGCTGCCTAAAGTTAGGACTATTAATCGGATATACTTCCAGGTATAACTATTTTTTTGATGGATGATACAATTTTTACCGTACTAAAGTTGCTCGGTTCGCTTGCGCTTTTAATGTATGGAATGAAAGTTATGAGTGAAGGTCTCCAGAAACTGACAGGAGATCATCTTCGTAATATCCTAGGCGCCATGACGACTAACCGGTTCACCGGGCTACTCACCGGTGCGTTCGTTACCGCAGCAGTACAGTCATCGACAGCAACCACCGTTATGACCGTCAGCTTTGTAAACGCAGGACTTCTGACTCTGACACAAGCTATCTCCGTCATCATGGGGGCCAACATAGGGACAACGGTCACCGCCTGGATCATGTCGATTTTCGGTTTCCAGTTCAACATGACCAACATTATCTATCCGCTCTTCGCCCTGGCTTTACCTCTCATCTTCTCTAAAAAAAGCAGTCGCAAATCATTAGGTGAATTCGTTTTCGGGTTCGCATTTATGTTCCTGGGGTTGACGACCTTGCGGGAGAATGCCATGCACATGGACTTGGAGCATAATCAGGCGATCCTGTCATTCATCACTTCCTGTAAGGAATGGGGAATGTGGTCTGTGTTGCTATTCCTGCTGGTGGGAAGTATCATTACGATGGCAGTCCAATCGTCGGCGGCCGTTATGGCTATTACATTAATATTATGTTCGAGTGGTGTGCTCGACCTGTACCTGGGTATCGCTCTGGTGATGGGAGAGAATATCGGAACCACCGTGACATCCAATATCGCTGCACTTACCGGTAATGCACAAGCCCGAAGGGCGGCATTTGCGCATTTCATATTTAACTTCTTCGGAATCATCTGGGTACTTTGCATCTTCCATCCGTTCATAGATACGGTCAAGAGTATCGTTACCTACCTGGCACCGAATACCCCAAAAGACATCGCCATCACTTATACGTTGTCGGCATTCCATACCGCCTTTAACATCTGCAACGTATTATTATTAATATGGTTTAT encodes the following:
- a CDS encoding nucleoside kinase gives rise to the protein MSETITIYCKNNNSYKEVPIGSSLLDIYTMIGAPLRYRPMNAQVNNKVEGLNFRCWHPKDVEFVDYTQSSGLRTYVRSLCHIFSKAVNDVLPSATLNLEHPISKGYYCVIHNGKKIDIETIDKIKKRMREIIDADLPFLHKTVRTVDATVLFRERGMNDKARLIETAGMPYTSYYELDGYINFFYGCLTPSTGYIQLFDIVPYFDGVLLQIPKRSNPLELEPAIQQDKMFEAYKQHLTLQRTLDLNNVGDLNRAIESGHTSELIMVSEAMQEKQVAKIAEEIAKRYEEGVRIVLISGPSSSGKTTFCKRLEVQLITNLIHPVSISLDDYFLNREDTPKDETGDYDFESLYALDLPYFNSELKDLLSGKEIDLPTFDFGTGKRIYKGKKLKMQKNSVLVIEGIHALNPELTAMIDDKFKYMVYVSVLTSISLDNHNWIPTTDNRLLRRIIRDYRFRGYSAKDTIARWPSVRRGEDKWIFPYQENADAMFNSAMLYELAALRKFAEPILAEVRENDNENAEAYRLLRFLRYFNYIPDVGLPGTSLLREFLGGGSFRY
- a CDS encoding Na/Pi cotransporter family protein, which codes for MDDTIFTVLKLLGSLALLMYGMKVMSEGLQKLTGDHLRNILGAMTTNRFTGLLTGAFVTAAVQSSTATTVMTVSFVNAGLLTLTQAISVIMGANIGTTVTAWIMSIFGFQFNMTNIIYPLFALALPLIFSKKSSRKSLGEFVFGFAFMFLGLTTLRENAMHMDLEHNQAILSFITSCKEWGMWSVLLFLLVGSIITMAVQSSAAVMAITLILCSSGVLDLYLGIALVMGENIGTTVTSNIAALTGNAQARRAAFAHFIFNFFGIIWVLCIFHPFIDTVKSIVTYLAPNTPKDIAITYTLSAFHTAFNICNVLLLIWFIKPIERLVCFVIKSKPEDEEYRLHYITGGLLSTAELSILQASKEISLFAERTTRMFNMVKEAYYEKDEDAFMKTYNRIEKYENISDHMEIEIANYLTLVAEGRLSSESKEEIRIMLRAVSEIESIADSCNNLARTIKHRNEGKSIFTDKQNHNIDKIFELVTQALYQMNLILKKPELVHDDINPSYNIENEINNYRNLLKQHNVEDINNKAYQYQDGVYYMDIVSEAEKLGDYVLNVVQAVIEKKI